The sequence tttaaatctcTATTTTCATATTAAGATGTAAATAAAATAGCTTATCCAAATACCATTGATATACTCACGGCTTCTGTTCTacgaatttttaaaattataaatatttagcTTTAAAAATTCTTATAACCGGAGCTCTATCCCATATTCCTGATCTGACGCTGCTCTGCAGACCAAGCTCGGGCAGACCCGGTTCCATCATCCTGTCATACATGTCAGATGGTTACATTGTCATGCGTGGCAAGAATGTATATCTACATGAGCTCAAGCAATGAGCAACCAGGCACGgggtcgatcgatcgatcgatttgCAGGTGCACTCATACTAGTATTGTTGGCATGGATTCGATTGCTGCCATGTCGACGTCCTTCTCCTAACCCGACTTGATTGCGCTCGAGCTGGCCATCTTCTTTATCGCTCGTCAGCCCGTGAACACCTCGAGCCGCTGGTCCAGCGACTTCTCTTGCGTTGGAGTGAGGATCGATCGGagcaaatgaaaagaaaatcGGACTGAATAATCCAGGTCAATCCTATACAGACGTACGCGGATGCATGCATGGGGTCATCTCGATTCTCAACTGTATTTGTCGAGAAAATTCAGCGAATCAACGTTCAGGAACTGGAAGCTCGTGACCTACTACATCAATAAAGTCACATTTTGAGATGGTGTAAACAAGAAAACTACTCCCTGCAATAAAAATGGAGTAACATTTTGAGATGCACGCAATAATATTAAAGGCGGATGCTATTTATCATGtacctattttttttctttttttagcaaTGAATATGAGCTATCCAATCTCAATCCAACATCCATATCATTTTTTCTACCTCCCGTCTTCAACACActgttctttttcttcctttttcctgGTCGTTCCGCCCCCGCGCCGCCCACCTCCTCTCGTCTCTGACGGTGTCCCTACTGCTGGAACCACAGCCACCCTTCGCTACCGCGCTAACCAATCTATTTTCAAGCTCTGTCGCCATTAATTCCGCCTACCGCCCGCGGCTCTGGCGGCGCCACCACCCCAGCCTCTCTCTAACCCCCGGAGTCACCAATGAGCCCCGAACCCTAACCCCTTCACTGAACTCACCGGTGTTTACAGGCGCCTGAAATCGTGTCCCCTAAAGATTAGGAAATGTGGATATTAAATTATGTACACTTTGCCTATTTATGTCCTAGTGAATGAGAATATACTTTGTTGTTTCAATAGGTTTGATAAATATATTTAAGTTCATATGAGTGGCTATAATGTGTCTTAGATACCATATCAATATTCAAACGTCCATCATTGCGCAACTAAATGTTTTGCACGCTAAGGAAGAACCGGAGCATAATTTTCAGCTATAAGGATTACACTAGCACGAGTATGTTACAATGGTCGATCATGATCTACATCAGCATTAACCTACACCAATAACGAGCACATTAATGTTttatggcaaaaaaaaaagataagaaacCGACTATTAAGCAGAACAACACAACAATGGCTGTTCGCCGTTTGTTGTCACACTTTCTACTCTTCCTAGATGATGTCCGTCCGCTCCGCAGCTATGCACGACACGACGCTGGCGCGCGCGCGGGCCCGACACGGGACGCGGAGAACACGACGCCGTCGCGTGCGCGCCGCACGGTACCGGTTTATCCGCCCGTTTGATCCGTCTCATTGGCGTCGCGCTTCGTGGCTCCGTcgtcggcggtggcggtggcagcggcggagTTACCGTCGAGGAGGCACATGAGGTCGGCGAAAGCGCCGAGGATGTCCCTGAGCGCGTCGCGTTCGTTGAGCGCGATGTAGCAGAGCAGGAGGTCGTGCAGGCGGGCGAGGTCGGCGTCGCGGCGGCGCGGGTCCAGCCCCAGCGCGCCCACCATCTCCACCATGGACTTGAGGAAGTCTGCGCGGGGCGCGTCCGTCGACACCGAGACCTTCCGCACCTGTTGCATGTCTTCGTCGCCGCGCCCGCGGAAGGGCGCCTGTTTGGTGGCGGGCGAGGAGGcattggcggcggcggggaaggCGGAGGTGGCCGCGCGCCGCAACGCGCGGGCGTTGGAGACACTGTGCCGGCCGTGGGGGTGCTCGGCCGAGTCGACGATGGAGTTGGACCGGCCCGGGGACGCGAGGAAGAACCTGCGGGAGGCGATGGCGGTGGACAGCCGTCCCGcgtcggcctcggcctcggcctcggcgtCGTCGGAGTACAGGACGTCGTCGTCGAGGATTGCCGGGGACGACGTCGACGCCGAGCCCGTACCAGCTGACGGGGACCCTTCCTCATACGACGGCGGTGGCGACGTCGGCCGCCGGACTGCCGGGACCGGGAAGCACCCCAGCATTGCACGCTCCGTGCTCCTCGGCATCCCTCCaattagagagagaaagaagagcgAGGCGGGGTGGAAAGAAATGGAAGGAGACTGGTGACCGCGCGTGTATATAGCGGCCGGGTGATTAGGGAGGGTGCTTAGCAGGAGAAGGCGCCCTATAATTGGGCGCGATTATCCTAATCACCAGGCTAATACAGGCCCTAATTACGCAAGAGCAACGAGCGCCCGCCATTAATCCGAGCGACGCCCTCGCTAATACCTCTTGCAGAAATGCAAATCAGTGtggattgaatttgaattttctCCCGTCGGACTGTGCCAGGAATCAATTGTTAGTATGTTACTGATATGATCAACAAATGAGGCTGCGTACATGCACGCCTTGGACGGCTGGGATCGTCCACCAAATTCTTCTATGCGATCCGAACCGTCTGATTTCAGAAACGGCTTAGGTTTTTAAGGATGTAAATTTTATAGGGTCGAGTCTTACGAAATAATTCTTTTCTTATGATGACATGtgtctcttctttttctctcctcttcAGTCCAGCCGTTGTATTAGAGAATGTGTGGCTGGATCAGAGTCTTACGGAGGTTGTTCGTAGTAAGGTCAAATAGAATTTGCTTCCGGTTAATGAATTGAGCGAGGTGAGATAGGATGGTGTCATGGTAGCCCGTGCAACCTATGACTGAGTGAGGAGTAACTGTTCAAAGATATGGTGGCAAATGATATTTTGGAAGATTTGGGAACAAAGGTTTTTGAAAAATTTCATTTATTGCATCATTAGTTACTGAGTTTCTTGCTATGACTCCAAATCTTCTTACAGAAGAAATCATTGTTCATGCACACAACAGTTTAAATGAATGTATAATTGTGTACATATTTACGAGAGATTTTAGTATGATAATTTATGGTTATGGATGAtctattaaattttttattgtGGCTTTCTAACGGGCATGTTGTTGAAATATTCatacaaaataaattaatatcCTAAGGGGTTCCAGGAAATTAACCGGCATGACAGAGAGGGTAAcctaagaaaaagaaacaagtaGAGAACATCGCACCTGGGCACGTAGATCCATCGGATTGAGCCGGCAAATTGCATCTTGGAGAACTCGAATAGCATGCTTCGGTCAAAAATGGAGAaacaaaaggaggaggaggagctacaTGTGGAAGAAAGATCTTCATACAACAAGCAACCTATGATGATATGAGATCTTCTCCTTAGCTGGTACAAGAGCAGTGGAACGAGGAAGAGTGCAGAAATGGAATAAAATAGAGTTGGAAAGGTAAGGGGAGCACATAGATGCCGCGACGTTAATCAAGGCAGAGATTAAATAGGCGATAGTTATAACGGATGTAAGGGCAACTCCAGCGGATGCCGTATCCGGCCCCCTACCCGCATCCACGTCTGATGCCGGTCGGCGTGAGGCAGGATGCGGTCTCCAGCAGAGCCCGTATCGAGTGCAACAGGGTTGCGGAGAGAGCCTCGGCGACGGCAATTTTGCGGAGGGATGCGGCGTCCACTTCACTGGAGGCGATGGGAATCGCTCTGTCTTTGTGCCTCCAGCGGAGCGACGGAAGGGGAGCTGGCGGGCACGTGCGGAGATGAGGCGGGTAGCCTCGGTGGCCGACGAAAGCGAGAACCATTCGGCGACTGAGCGGAAGATAGTCCCCGGCGGCTGAGGATTGAGCCGCTGCAGATTTGGTGGATGCACTCCCAggttcccccccccctccccccggtCGGTTTGCTCTGCCGCAGTAGCAGGTCTATAGTCGTCGCCAAGCCTCTGGTAAGTCCTGCGTTAAGATAACGTTCAGTTTGACGGGGGGTTGGGCTCCCTTATGTGCCGCTGGTCGTCGTCGTAGGGAGGACGGGGGAGATAGAGAGGGACAGAGAGAGAGGTCGGGGGAGGAGCGATTCATGTAGCTTGTTGTTGGTCAGTGAATCAGGGTGCTTGTTTGTCTTCTTCGTCTTGCCTCGCTCTACTGGTCGTCCTTGTTGTGGTTGTGGAAAGGATAGCTCTGATGCGTGGTGAAGCAGGAGATGGTCTCATTGTGCCATAGTCGAAGTAAGTGATGTCGTCCTGCGAGTTTGACAAATTGTAGGGTGAAACTAGAGAGGAGCTTTTGCAGGGTCTTTACTGGCGTAGATGAAAGGCTTGGATCTATAGCTTGAACTCATGTTCCAGTGTGAATCTTGGTGATAATGAATACCTAGGTTCCTGCTGGTTGATTTTTGTATGCATAGTGATATGCATGGTGTCATGGAAATCTGCAATTGAGAAGAATACAACGTCGATCATGGGCTTCAAGTAGTTTGGGACTTTTCAAAGTTCAAAGATCATACCTGCTAGGTTATGCAATTCAGTGTGAATCTTTTTGGAGTTTGAACCGACTATTAATTTGTTTGTAGGTTGTGCAATTGGAGTTGTCAAAGTGGTTAGGTCATATCTGGTAGCTTATGTTCAGGAATTGATCAAATTTGGTTCCTTGCATTGGTTGAAATGTACAGACTATAGGTTATGCTTTCTGGAGTATGAACCGACTAGTAGCTTGTTTGTAGGTTGTGCAATTGGAGTTGTCAAAGTGCTTAGCTCATACCCGGTAGCTTATGTTAAGAAATTGAGCAAATTTGGTTTGTTGCATTGGTTGAACGGTACAAACTATAGGATATATTTTCTGGAGAAATAAACTACTATTAGCTTATTTGTAGGTTATGCAATTGGAGTTTTGGAAGTATTTAGATCATACCTACTAGCTTGTGGTCACAAATTAAGGAAATTTGATCTGTTCATGTCCTAAGTTCACATTGTCTTGTTGTTATTTGGTCATGCTTGCTGTTGAGGTTGTCTGTACTTGTTGCCATATTGGTAAACTCCATTATCCCTGATTTTGGAAACTATGGTCGTTCATGCATGCCCTGGTTCTAGATGGAAGCCACAGCGCTTGGCACTCTTGTGTCGATGCTCCAGGACCATGTGCAGGAGGCAGCTCAGGCGTTGAAGAAGGTTGCCAACGACAATTTGAGTACGGACAGCTGCCCTGCGGCCATGGATCTGAACCAAGCACTTCTGGAGGTGGACAGCATAGCGTCGGACTTGGAGCAGCTTGTGTTCCAAGTGGAAGATGCTTTGATCAGCGGTAGCATAGCCAACTAGGTTGGTAACGCTGACAACATTAGCGTTGCAGTGGACGAGGAAGCGTCGGGATCAAAGGACATTGATGACGATGATGTCCTTCCCGCTGACTAGAGCTTCGAAACCATTTTGTGTCCTAATTCGGATGATGCCATATCCATTGAATCGGATCGTTCATGGAGGTTGTAGTCGGGTAGGTTTAATGGTTAGTTGTTTGTGAATTAGCGAGGCGACTAAGCCAGACCCTATATTTGTGTGAACTTTCAATAGGTTTATCAATAATGTTTGATAAGACATGTGGTGGAAGGCCTTTTATTTAACTGGAAGGaaacatgttcaagttgttcaATACATTTTGTATTTCAGTGCTCATTTGCTAGTGTGCAGGAACTCTATGGAGTATGCCGATTTCCTTCGTGGTGACGACGATGCAATCCCCTGGGACGACGTTGTGCCGAACACCCAAGAAGGCATAATCGGCACACAACCTCCTGTGGCTGAGGTCCAGTCTCAAGAAGCACCGGCAGAGATGGCAACTGGGGGTGGCCGTGGACAAAGCTACACCATGAAGATCTACTGCTTGTGGCGTCATGGCTGAACATGAGCATGGATCCCGTGGTGGGGTAGAATCAGAGTTTAGGAGCTTTCTGGCAGAGGATCGAGTCGTACTTCCACAAGAACAAAGACTTCCCTTCTACCCACAATAAAAAGTCGCTTCAAGGGAGGTGGACCTTCATCAACGGTATGGTACAGAAGTTCTACGGTCACTACGCTAGGGCCATGAGTTCTAGAAGGAGTGGGACGACCGAGGGTGAGACGGTATGATGTTTTTTTGGTTGTGAGTTATTGGAGATCTTGCTTTGTGATATTGTCATGGCAATCGTTGGTAACTTATGGCAGATCGTGAAGGCTTGCAAGATGTTCCAGGCTATGGAGCACAAAGAGTTCACGTTGCTTCCATGTTAGCAGGAGTTGTGACATCATCTGAAGTGGCAGTCAGAGTCCTCACGCAAGAAGCAGAAGACGTCTGGCGTCTCAAGCCCTGCCAGCCCCGCGTCCACGCAGAACATCCAGTCATCGCCCAAAGCAGAAGGAGCGGATGCCCCTGCATCCAATGCCACTCCACGACCGAAACAGCCTCCTGGTAGGGTTCGGTCCAAGGAGGTTGCCCGTGGTTCAACATCGTCCAACTCAGCTTCTGCCCCCATGAAGGAGATATTTGACCGACAGTTCTCCTTGAAAGAAAGGATTGAGAAGGATAGGGCCAAGAGGTTCGCTGAGATGATGAATGTCGAGCGCCAAAGGCTCCGGCTGGAGGAGGACCGAATGCAACTGGAGAAGGTAAAGGAGGAGATGGTCATAATGAACATGGATCTTTCACAAATGGATGACAAGGAGAAATAATACTATAAAAGCCTCAGGCAGAGTATTATTGCAGCTAGGCGCGTCTCTTCTGGTCCATCCATCTAATGTATGATTTCATTATGAATTTGGTTGACAATTTGGATGCTATATTATGTGTTGATGTACGTTGGTTTGAAAGTTTGGGATGTTAAGCTCCCACAGGGACATTTTTCCAGCAAACCGTTCTCGGCCAGTTCATATTATCTCCATTCGTTGCCAACCTTACATGAAACGCAGATACAATGCAGCATTGTTACAATCCAGAACGCACTCCACAAAACACACAATGCTTATGTTAAGGATACCATTACTAACATAGAACTAGAGGAGACTGCTAGTACTCACCCCCGTGTATCTGCCAAAGATGTTCAACTAGATCGTCCTGGATGTGCTGATGGCTATGCTTGCTTTGAATAGCATTGTATCATTGGCTCAAAGCCAGCAAGGGAGGGGTTAAGTCGTGCGATGGCTGCACGTCCTCACCAGCACCCTTGTACACGTATTCGACTTCGTCATCTTGTCGCTCGTCttcgattatcatgttgtgcaagATAATGCAGGTGGTCATGATGGAGCTAAGGGTGTCCTCATCTCATAACCTCGTAGCCCCCATGACTATGGAAAACCGGGACTGCAGGACTCTGAATGCGCGCTCCACATCCTTGCGTGCAGCCGCCTGCTAAAGCACGAAGTGTTACCGCTTCCTGCCAACAGGCGATGGAATGGGCTTCACAAACGTGGCCCATTCCGGATATATGCCGTCTGCAAGGTAGTAGCCCATGGTGTAATGGTGCCCATTAATGCTGTAGTGTACCTTTGGGGCCTCGCTTGTGGCAAGGTCATCGAGGAGATGTGACTGGTGTAGAACGTTAATGTCGTTTAGCGAACCTGTCATGCCGaaaaaggcatgccaaatccatagGTCCTGCGATGCAACCGTCTCGAGAATGATCGTCGGAGTGTTGACATGGCCAGTAAAAGAACCTGACCACGCCGTcggacagttcttccacctccaatgcataCAATCAATGCTTCACAGCATCCCTGGAAACCCTCTGCGCTCGTTGATAGCAAGCAAACGAGCAGTGTCCTTATCATTCAGAGAACAGAGGTACTAATCGCCGAACACATCGACGATAGCACGGACAAATCGTCTCATGCTCTCAATGATGGTGCTCTCCCCTTGACGGAGGCACTCATCTAAAGAATCGGTCGGCGCATCATACGCTATCATACGAAACGCCGCAGTCACTTTTTGCAATGCGGACAACCCTAGCTCGCCTGCAGCGTTCCTCCTCTGTTGAAACCACGGGTCCTTCTCCTCAACCGCCCCCACAATCTTGAGGAAAATGTTATGTTTCATCCTGAACCTGCAACAACATACATCATTACGCACAGCACACATACATCAACACATAACACTTACGAATGTGGAGAGTTGTAGTTTGTAACAATACCGGTGACGAAAAATGTAGTCAGGGtacacgggggggggggggatcggCAAAGTAGTCGTTGTACAACCTAATATGGCCCTCCAGCCGATAACGGTGGATGCGCTTTCGAGCAGGTCCTGAACCGCCCCAAGGTCACCTCTCTGATGCCTCTGACTTAGCTTGCCAGGCTCTCATAGTCTCTATGAAcatatcatcttcctcatcggaaGAGTCGTTGGAGTAGAAACACAGCTCTCTCAAGTACTCCTTCCATGCTATAAGTGGATCCATTTGGGTGGCTTGCATATGTTAGACTACCCCTGCCTCTTATATATAGTGACATGCTGAGCCTTGTGAGGGAAGCCACTGCACTTCCTTCCCTAGGAAGCCACTAGTCGGGAGGCTTCCTCTGCAAGCCGAGTGACCTTCCTCTACAAGCTCGAAAAAAAATCATGCCAACAAATTTTGTCCTGCTGAACTAAATGACTGCCAAAATTTGTAATGCAACAGTCCCTATGGAAAACCATATATTTATTTCTGAATAAACAAAATTAATTAACATCCAACCAAATTTTTACGGTACCATTCAATCGTCGTTGCAGCGGGAACATTTAAAAAACAATGCTGCTTTTGCGATTATGGCGATTGGAGAAAAAACCATTTAATATAGGAGAGAGAAAATAGTGAATGATTCCTGCTGGAGATGTAAGGAAtgagggatgctgtaata is a genomic window of Phragmites australis chromosome 24, lpPhrAust1.1, whole genome shotgun sequence containing:
- the LOC133907157 gene encoding transcription repressor OFP16-like, whose amino-acid sequence is MPRSTERAMLGCFPVPAVRRPTSPPPSYEEGSPSAGTGSASTSSPAILDDDVLYSDDAEAEAEADAGRLSTAIASRRFFLASPGRSNSIVDSAEHPHGRHSVSNARALRRAATSAFPAAANASSPATKQAPFRGRGDEDMQQVRKVSVSTDAPRADFLKSMVEMVGALGLDPRRRDADLARLHDLLLCYIALNERDALRDILGAFADLMCLLDGNSAAATATADDGATKRDANETDQTGG